In Sorghum bicolor cultivar BTx623 chromosome 8, Sorghum_bicolor_NCBIv3, whole genome shotgun sequence, one genomic interval encodes:
- the LOC8069720 gene encoding putative pentatricopeptide repeat-containing protein At1g68930, protein MSPSSRAASWQSATTLAAWDATSLASALKTAAARRSAAHVGPLHAVLRKLGLSASAIHATSLAHLALRSGLARYARELFDEMPRRDVVSWTSLVTGHAHQGLHRDALALLRRMVGSGVEPNGYSLSGGLLACAGVGRSALAHGKEIHASVVKMSSRGPVDPVVENGVLDMYSRCGSIEYALRVFGVMRVRNMVACNSMMAALLGTGQAEDALRLFVSMASCGVGVDGFSFSIVVDACGELALLKQGMQVHAQVVGGGFEADVVVRNSLVDMYAKCGCVDSAELVFKAVSSNDALLWTTMISAYGKFGRVRDAVSMFERMAHLGIKQDGIAYLAVLSACSHGGLVREGWYYFNLMSDGSSSVKMQPEHYGCMADLLCRRGYLEEALEFIQNMPFDSSVAAWSALLNSSRIHGNAKLGQFAASFLLKLDPENHSNWVALSSVHASGNDWHETWTIRESMSRVCVKKEPGCSWVELCDGVHVFIMADQSHPELFQILQSLDSFWQFS, encoded by the coding sequence ATGTCACCTTCATCGCGCGCCGCCTCATGGCAGAGCGCGACGACCCTGGCGGCGTGGGACGCCACGTCGCTCGCCTCGGCGCTAAAGACCGCGGCCGCGCGCCGCTCCGCGGCCCACGTGGGGCCACTCCATGCCGTGCTCCGGAAGCTCGGCCTCTCCGCGTCCGCGATCCACGCCACCTCCCTGGCGCACCTGGCGCTGCGGAGCGGGCTCGCGCGGTACGCGCGGGAGCTGTTCGACGAGATGCCCCGCCGGGACGTGGTCTCCTGGACGTCCCTCGTCACGGGCCACGCGCACCAGGGGCTGCACCGCGACGCCCTCGCGCTGCTCCGGCGCATGGTGGGGTCTGGTGTCGAGCCCAATGGCTACTCCCTGTCCGGTGGACTGCTGGCCTGTGCGGGTGTCGGCCGGAGCGCGCTTGCTCACGGCAAGGAGATCCATGCCAGTGTGGTCAAGATGAGCTCGCGTGGACCGGTCGACCCGGTTGTGGAGAATGGGGTTCTTGATATGTACTCGAGGTGTGGAAGCATAGAGTATGCGCTGAGAGTGTTCGGGGTGATGCGTGTCAGGAACATGGTTGCTTGTAACTCGATGATGGCAGCTCTTCTTGGGACCGGGCAGGCCGAGGATGCACTGAGGTTATTCGTTTCCATGGCTTCTTGTGGCGTTGGTGTGGACGGTTTCTCATTCTCCATTGTTGTGGATGCGTGTGGGGAGCTGGCGTTATTGAAGCAGGGGATGCAGGTGCATGCGCAGGTCGTTGGTGGTGGGTTCGAAGCAGATGTCGTTGTCAGGAACTCCTTGGTGGATATGTATGCAAAATGTGGCTGTGTCGATTCGGCCGAGCTTGTCTTCAAAGCTGTATCATcaaatgatgctcttctttggaccACGATGATCTCGGCTTATGGCAAGTTTGGCCGTGTACGGGATGCGGTCAGCATGTTTGAGAGGATGGCACACTTGGGAATAAAACAGGATGGCATAGCGTATCTTGCGGTTTTGTCAGCTTGTAGCCATGGTGGACTTGTTAGAGAAGGCTGGTATTACTTCAATTTGATGTCTGATGGTTCGAGCTCAGTTAAGATGCAACCTGAGCACTACGGATGCATGGCGGATCTCCTTTGCAGGAGGGGTTACCTAGAAGAAGCTCTCGAATTCATTCAGAATATGCCATTTGACTCGAGCGTTGCTGCTTGGAGCGCGCTACTCAACTCATCTAGAATACATGGGAATGCCAAGTTAGGTCAGTTTGCAGCATCCTTTTTGCTCAAGCTTGACCCTGAGAACCACAGCAACTGGGTTGCTCTATCAAGTGTGCATGCGTCAGGGAATGATTGGCATGAGACCTGGACAATCAGGGAGAGCATGAGCAGAGTGTGTGTGAAGAAAGAGCCTGGGTGTAGCTGGGTTGAGTTGTGTGATGGCGTCCATGTTTTTATAATGGCCGACCAGTCTCATCCTGAATTATTTCAAATATTGCAGAGTCTTGATTCTTTTTGGCAATTTTCATAG
- the LOC8076619 gene encoding B3 domain-containing protein LOC_Os12g40090, producing the protein MAYNLEWREYKSVYLYICNHSLLFRQHREEDRRATSPRKLRLAGCNKNMPKLQQMVEKACESCREWQEHYYWDHMDVSKIRFFRRMTGDFAHRISIPEKFAKKFRGQITEEVQLKSPSSAETWHISVEKCDDVLFFISGWEDFVKAHELQENDLLLFTCCGKSSFEVLVFEASGCEKVSSLFDNGIGSDVCKQFNDIVGKHGEHHSVTVSDSEDAIAPSQLVGSPHNASPSKEQSGKARPSEYESPKDSNFIVKHVATGEEDSDDGYAKSNYYYSKFANRLRDEEKEQIIGLASIRPNNPVFVAVLMKNHVQRRNNHLTIPIKFAADHLVERAHDIILRRPNRKEKWLVSYYYSCRTRCFHNLRLFKFMRESKLREGDICIFELMKDKRRVTMTVHAIRKANDRFILVG; encoded by the exons atggcttataatttagaatggagggagtataaatcAGTATATCTGTATATATGTAACCACTCCCTTCTCTTCCGTCAACATCGAGAAGAAGACAGGAGGGCAACTTCACCTCGGAAGCTCAGACTCGCAGGATGCAACAAGAACATGCCCAAGCTTCA GCAGATGGTTGAGAAGGCGTGTGAGAGCTGCAGGGAGTGGCAGGAGCACTACTACTGGGATCACATGGATGTGAGCAAGATCCGCTTCTTCAGGCGCATGACCGGAGATTTTGCTCATCGCATT AGCATACcggagaagtttgcaaagaaattCAGGGGGCAGATCACCGAAGAGGTTCAACTGAAATCACCTAGTAGTGCTGAGACATGGCACATCAGCGTAGAGAAGTGTGACGATGTGCTGTTCTTCATATCAGGATGGGAGGATTTTGTCAAGGCTCATGAACTGCAGGAGAATGATCTCCTGCTCTTCACTTGCTGTGGAAAGTCTTCCTTTGAGGTCCTAGTCTTCGAAGCAAGTGGCtgtgaaaaagtgtcttccctGTTTGACAATGGAATTGGTTCTGATGTGTGCAAACAATTCAATGATATAGTGGGTAAACATGGTGAGCATCACTCTGTGACTGTGAGTGATTCTGAGGATGCCATTGCGCCGTCGCAGCTGGTTGGATCCCCTCACAACGCCTCTCCTTCGAAGGAACAGAGTGGGAAGGCTAGACCAA GTGAGTATGAATCACCAAAAGACAGCAACTTTATTGTCAAGCATGTGGCAACTGGCGAAGAGGATAGTGATGATGGGTATGCTAAATCTAACTACTACTACTCCAAGTTCGCCAATCGACTAAGAGATGAGGAAAAGGAGCAAATAATAGGTTTGGCTTCCATCCGACCGAACAATCCTGTATTTGTGGCTGTTCTGATGAAAAACCATGTTCAGCGCAGAAACAACCATCTG ACCATCCCAATTAAATTTGCTGCTGATCATCTTGTGGAAAGAGCACATGACATCATCCTTCGTAGGCCAAATAGGAAAGAGAAATGGCTTGTCAGCTACTATTACTCATGCCGCACCCGGTGTTTCCACAACTTACGGTTGTTTAAGTTTATGCGCGAAAGCAAGCTTCGTGAGGGTGACATCTGCATCTTTGAGCTGATGAAAGACAAAAGGAGAGTGACGATGACTGTCCATGCCATCAGAAAGGCCAATGACCGGTTTATTCTGGTAGGCTAA
- the LOC8069721 gene encoding B3 domain-containing protein Os12g0592300, which translates to MQLTRECRLNKMAPHLRCESCRKWQEHCYQEHMARERVSFFKPMTGDFAQGISIPEKFVSNLNGQITKVFNLKAPSGETWLVNVTKNADELLFKSGWDDFARAHELQENDLVIFTCSGNCSFDVLILDSSGCEKVSCFFTTKKGPCMHKHFNGRAHQHTEHRMFSDSEDLGMPLRLVASSHRASTSKKGGKTEPRKEPESPINSNYYIKQEAISGEEQSDEDWLADPSYYYSKSANILTGGERDQISSLALIQPGNPAFVAVLHKTHVGYKNNMLTIHHGFAAEHLEERSHEILLLRPNRKEKWYVKYYYASHTRGFHCCRWVKFVRDNRLRKDHICVFELMKGAKRTTMVVHVLRKVDNGRIVLVA; encoded by the exons ATGCAGCTGACCAGAGAATGCAGGTTGAACAAG ATGGCCCCCCATCTGAGGTGTGAGAGCTGCAGGAAGTGGCAAGAGCACTGCTACCAGGAGCACATGGCGAGGGAGAGGGTGAGTTTCTTCAAGCCCATGACAGGAGATTTTGCGCAGGGCATT AGCATACCGGAGAAGTTTGTTAGCAATCTAAATGGGCAGATCACCAAAGTGTTCAACCTGAAAGCACCCAGTGGCGAAACATGGCTTGTCAATGTCACAAAGAATGCCGATGAGCTGCTCTTCAAGTCAGGATGGGATGATTTTGCCAGAGCACATGAGCTCCAAGAGAATGACCTTGTGATCTTCACGTGCAGTGGCAACTGCTCCTTTGATGTCCTGATCTTGGACTCGAGTGGCTGTGAAAAGGTGTCTTGTTTCTTCACCACTAAGAAGGGTCCTTGCATGCACAAGCATTTTAATGGCAGAGCGCATCAACACACTGAACACCGCATGTTCAGTGATTCTGAAGACTTAGGAATGCCGTTGCGCCTTGTTGCATCCTCACACAGGGCCTCTACTTCAAAGAAGGGTGGCAAGACTGAACCAA GGAAAGAGCCTGAATCTCCAATCAATAGCAATTACTATATCAAGCAAGAGGCGATTAGCGGTGAAGAGCAGAGTGACGAAGACTGGCTTGCCGATCCCAGCTACTACTACTCAAAGTCTGCCAACATCCTAACTGGTGGTGAACGGGATCAAATATCCAGTTTGGCTTTGATTCAACCAGGCAATCCAGCATTTGTGGCTGTCCTGCATAAGACCCATGTTGGGTACAAGAACAACATGCTG ACCATCCACCATGGATTTGCAGCAGAGCACCTTGAGGAGAGATCCCATGAGATCCTGCTCCTCAGGCCAAACAGGAAAGAGAAGTGGTATGTCAAGTACTACTACGCCAGCCACACCAGAGGCTTTCACTGCTGCCGCTGGGTCAAGTTCGTCCGCGATAACAGGCTGCGAAAGGACCACATCTGCGTCTTTGAGCTGATGAAAGGCGCCAAGAGGACGACGATGGTTGTCCATGTCCTCAGGAAGGTTGATAATGGAAGGATTGTGCTGGTGGCCTAA